A genomic stretch from Pomacea canaliculata isolate SZHN2017 linkage group LG2, ASM307304v1, whole genome shotgun sequence includes:
- the LOC112556288 gene encoding E3 ubiquitin-protein ligase MIB2-like isoform X1 — translation MSYSKHQTETLSPETFATVTMTTVVGMRVVRGPDWEGEDSDGGEAHVGTVMEVLGEYSVRVLWDTGVESTCRAGRDGKLDLRIFDTAPVGVRHLGETCAVCGEKDVCGMLWRCRDCDDCCLCTQCYCEDKHDVDHEFLRVDTPGSSGATVDSRSKSLKMQAVGIFPGAKVRKVTRYNNEEVYGSKGEVEGYETGVLYKCRNMLRVRWSDGILKNCCLGEIICIEEAAGPICYRDHLPLLDVTVRPFLEGLVMRCESELSPEDGHAIAFVTPSVSTDEMSGRVQHGTVINAHDESSTADIHPLSDVHDVGRHLLPENVAAITVGIAKDTDDGGRCCWSTQPSHESIMWLDKTYDTSDYNLTRNCDSEVTYNAVTSLRANIGQSTEDKGKFAEGLFDREATGLECDTTSRESEQPTNLQFEFANDCGKNDTLEINSDEEDETDEKERELQVNVGDSVAIKVGESRLEELQKTHGGCTQQMKQAIGMTGSVVTKTTKGSILVHFKSLGQYPFSPEALVKVSQAKQGEAVRIRPDKDQVKNLNRRVGWKDEMTLTLGKVGRVAKVDSDGDLLVIFGRSAFLYSPACCLPAPTEHTDSVVIPGKSITDRVTSSTSDVKDNSVQEKNKAMFLKMREMVLRQSSMSFIEQDDQVHDLFRAIYKGDIETVARLCGRNSSLLASCHQQLTPLMLASTRYSLEVVELLLDLGADINAVVAPSKTALGAAMEARREDICSLLIDRGADLTYLDHRKLSFLHRAAYQDLPMVIKTLAAYGLDINAKEKDMDTPLLVAVQRGAHRAMDALLSLSGIDVSAKNNRGFSALQLASQMGYDRELEKMLAIDKSGVNDFYRGNVTALHLAANKDQAESVRLLVVKGGANINLQDARGMRRTPLHIACCKASYSAAEVLLQLGANVNVQDRQGDTPLHLAIGGDMKHDAQSEAGTIECQIRVAIACMLISKGAYVDTMNWKGCHPFDYGAPPIREEVRRFITKNKSLVKSHQEWNQNG, via the exons ATGTCCTACAg TAAGCATCAGACTGAAACACTGAGTCCTGAGACTTTCGCCACTGTTACCATGACGACTGTTGTGGGCATGCGCGTGGTGCGGGGTCCTGACTGGGAGGGGGAGGACAGTGACGGAGGGGAGGCGCACGTGGGGACGGTGATGGAGGTGCTGGGTGAGTACTCGGTGCGCGTGCTGTGGGACACAGGTGTAGAGAGCACGTGCAGAGCAGGGCGTGACGGCAAACTCGACCTCAGGATCTTCGACACAGCGCCTGTGG GTGTGCGACACCTGGGAGAGACCTGCGCCGTGTGTGGCGAGAAGGACGTGTGTGGGATGCTGTGGAGATGTCGGGACTGTGACGACTGTTGTCTGTGTACACAGTGTTACTGTGAAGACAAGCACGATGTCGACCATGAGTTCCTTCGTGTAGACACACCGGGCAGCAGCGG AGCAACTGTAGACTCTCGAAGTAAGAGCCTCAAAATGCAAGCAGTCGGCATTTTCCCTGGAGCAAAGGTCAGAAAGGTCACGAGGTACAACAACGAGGAGGTTTACGGATCAAAGGGCGAAGTTGAAGGTTACGAGACTGGAGTCCTATACAAATGTCGGAACATGCTTCGTGTTCGATGGTCTGATGGCATCCTTAAGAACTGCTGTTTGGGTGAAATAATTTGCATAGAGGAAGCAGCTGGGCCAATCTGTTATAGAGATCATCTCCCTTTGCTTG ATGTTACGGTTCGACCATTCCTAGAAGGTCTTGTAATGCGATGTGAGTCCGAACTCTCTCCTGAAGATGGTCATGCCATTGCATTTGTCACTCCGTCTGTCAGTACTGACGAGATGTCAGGCAGAGTACAACATGGAACAGTCATCAATGCTCACGACGAGTCGTCAACAGCTGACATTCACCCTTTGTCTGATGTTCATGACGTGGGAAGACATTTGCTTCCGGAGAACGTTGCGGCCATTACAGTCGGAATCGCAAAAGACACTGACGATGGAGGGCGCTGCTGCTGGAGCACTCAACCCTCACACGAATCTATCATGTGGCTGGACAAGACTTATGACACAAGCGACTACAACTTGACGAGAAACTGTGACAGTGAGGTCACATATAATGCTGTCACCTCACTAAGGGCAAATATTGGGCAATCGACGGAGGACAAGGGAAAATTTGCAGAGGGTCTCTTTGATAGGGAGGCAACTGGCCTGGAATGTGACACAACATCACGAGAATCGGAACAACCTACAAATCTTCAATTTGAATTTGCCAATGATTGTGGTAAAAACGACACATTGGAAATAAACAgcgatgaagaagatgaaacggatgaaaaggaaagagaactgCAGGTCAATGTTGGTGACAGTGTTGCGATCAAAGTGGGAGAAAGCAGGTTAGAAGAACTGCAAAAGACACACGGGGGATGTACTCAACAGATGAAACAA GCTATTGGCATGACTGGAAGCGTTGTCACGAAGACTACTAAAGGCTCAATACTTGTCCACTTTAAGTCCTTGGGACAATATCCCTTCAGTCCAGAGGCTTTAGTGAAG GTAAGCCAAGCGAAACAAGGCGAAGCTGTACGCATCAGACCGGACAAGGACCAGGTGAAAAATCTCAACCGGCGGGTGGGCTGGAAAGATGAAATGACATTG ACGCTGGGTAAAGTTGGCCGAGTGGCCAAGGTGGACAGCGATGGTGATTTGTTGGTTATCTTCGGACGATCGGCCTTCTTGTACTCCCCTGCCTGCTGCCTTCCTGCACCCACTGAGCACACAGACTCTGTAGTTATACCCGGCAAGAGCATCACAGACAGGGTCACATCAAGTACTTCCGATGTCAAGGATAACTCTGTTC AAGAGAAGAATAAAGCCATGTTTCTAAAAATGAGGGAAATGGTTCTGAGGCAAAGTTCGATGTCATTTATTGAACAGGATGATCAAGTGCATGATCTTTTTCGTGCTATTTACAAGGGAGACATCGAAACGGTGGCAAGACTTTGTGGTAGAAATTCCTCCCTG CTTGCCTCCTGCCATCAGCAGCTCACTCCACTCATGCTGGCGTCCACACGCTATTCACTGGAGGTCGTGGAGCTGCTCCTTGACCTCGGCGCTGACATCAACGCAGTCGTTGCCCCGAGCAAGACAGCCCTCGGGGCAGCCATGGAGGC GAGACGAGAGGACATCTGTAGTTTGCTGATTGACCGAGGTGCAGACCTAACTTACCTTGACCACAGAAAGTTGTCCTTCCTACACAGAGCAGCTTACCAGGACCTGCCAATGGTCATCAAAACTCTGGCAGCTTATGGACTGGATATAAATGCAAAG GAGAAAGACATGGACACTCCATTACTCGTGGCTGTACAGAGAGGGGCTCACCGGGCAATGGATGCTCTCCTGTCTCTGTCTGGCATTGATGTCTCAGCCAAAAACAACAGAGGCTTCAGCGCATTGCAGCTTGCCAGTCAAATGGGATATGACAG AGAACTGGAGAAGATGCTCGCAATTGACAAAAGTGGAGTAAACGACTTCTACAGAGGAAATGTAACTGCTCTCCATCTGGCCGCCAACAAAGATCAGGCGGAGTCTGTGCGGCTGCTGGTTGTCAAA GGTGGTGCCAACATCAATCTTCAAGACGCCCGAGGAATGCGGCGGACCCCGCTACACATCGCCTGCTGTAAGGCCAGTTACAGTGCCGCCGAGGTTTTACTTCAACTCG GAGCTAATGTTAATGTACAAGACAGACAAGGAGACACACCTTTACATCTAGCCATTGGTGGTGATATGAAACATGATGCGCAG AGCGAGGCTGGTACCATTGAATGTCAAATTCGAGTCGCCATTGCTTGCATGCTAATTAGCAAGGGAGCCTATGTCGACACCATGAACTGGAAGGGGTGCCACCCTTTTGACTATGGTGCCCCGCCAATTCGAGAAGAAGTCAGACGGTTcatcacaaaaaa CAAAAGCCTTGTCAAATCTCATCAAGAATGGAATCAGAACGGATAG
- the LOC112556288 gene encoding E3 ubiquitin-protein ligase MIB2-like isoform X2: MSYSKHQTETLSPETFATVTMTTVVGMRVVRGPDWEGEDSDGGEAHVGTVMEVLGEYSVRVLWDTGVESTCRAGRDGKLDLRIFDTAPVGVRHLGETCAVCGEKDVCGMLWRCRDCDDCCLCTQCYCEDKHDVDHEFLRVDTPGSSGATVDSRSKSLKMQAVGIFPGAKVRKVTRYNNEEVYGSKGEVEGYETGVLYKCRNMLRVRWSDGILKNCCLGEIICIEEAAGPICYRDHLPLLDVTVRPFLEGLVMRCESELSPEDGHAIAFVTPSVSTDEMSGRVQHGTVINAHDESSTADIHPLSDVHDVGRHLLPENVAAITVGIAKDTDDGGRCCWSTQPSHESIMWLDKTYDTSDYNLTRNCDSEVTYNAVTSLRANIGQSTEDKGKFAEGLFDREATGLECDTTSRESEQPTNLQFEFANDCGKNDTLEINSDEEDETDEKERELQVNVGDSVAIKVGESRLEELQKTHGGCTQQMKQAIGMTGSVVTKTTKGSILVHFKSLGQYPFSPEALVKVSQAKQGEAVRIRPDKDQVKNLNRRVGWKDEMTLTLGKVGRVAKVDSDGDLLVIFGRSAFLYSPACCLPAPTEHTDSVVIPGKSITDRVTSSTSDVKDNSVQEKNKAMFLKMREMVLRQSSMSFIEQDDQVHDLFRAIYKGDIETVARLCGRNSSLLASCHQQLTPLMLASTRYSLEVVELLLDLGADINAVVAPSKTALGAAMEARREDICSLLIDRGADLTYLDHRKLSFLHRAAYQDLPMVIKTLAAYGLDINAKEKDMDTPLLVAVQRGAHRAMDALLSLSGIDVSAKNNRGFSALQLASQMGYDRVVPTSIFKTPEECGGPRYTSPAVRPVTVPPRFYFNSELMLMYKTDKETHLYI; this comes from the exons ATGTCCTACAg TAAGCATCAGACTGAAACACTGAGTCCTGAGACTTTCGCCACTGTTACCATGACGACTGTTGTGGGCATGCGCGTGGTGCGGGGTCCTGACTGGGAGGGGGAGGACAGTGACGGAGGGGAGGCGCACGTGGGGACGGTGATGGAGGTGCTGGGTGAGTACTCGGTGCGCGTGCTGTGGGACACAGGTGTAGAGAGCACGTGCAGAGCAGGGCGTGACGGCAAACTCGACCTCAGGATCTTCGACACAGCGCCTGTGG GTGTGCGACACCTGGGAGAGACCTGCGCCGTGTGTGGCGAGAAGGACGTGTGTGGGATGCTGTGGAGATGTCGGGACTGTGACGACTGTTGTCTGTGTACACAGTGTTACTGTGAAGACAAGCACGATGTCGACCATGAGTTCCTTCGTGTAGACACACCGGGCAGCAGCGG AGCAACTGTAGACTCTCGAAGTAAGAGCCTCAAAATGCAAGCAGTCGGCATTTTCCCTGGAGCAAAGGTCAGAAAGGTCACGAGGTACAACAACGAGGAGGTTTACGGATCAAAGGGCGAAGTTGAAGGTTACGAGACTGGAGTCCTATACAAATGTCGGAACATGCTTCGTGTTCGATGGTCTGATGGCATCCTTAAGAACTGCTGTTTGGGTGAAATAATTTGCATAGAGGAAGCAGCTGGGCCAATCTGTTATAGAGATCATCTCCCTTTGCTTG ATGTTACGGTTCGACCATTCCTAGAAGGTCTTGTAATGCGATGTGAGTCCGAACTCTCTCCTGAAGATGGTCATGCCATTGCATTTGTCACTCCGTCTGTCAGTACTGACGAGATGTCAGGCAGAGTACAACATGGAACAGTCATCAATGCTCACGACGAGTCGTCAACAGCTGACATTCACCCTTTGTCTGATGTTCATGACGTGGGAAGACATTTGCTTCCGGAGAACGTTGCGGCCATTACAGTCGGAATCGCAAAAGACACTGACGATGGAGGGCGCTGCTGCTGGAGCACTCAACCCTCACACGAATCTATCATGTGGCTGGACAAGACTTATGACACAAGCGACTACAACTTGACGAGAAACTGTGACAGTGAGGTCACATATAATGCTGTCACCTCACTAAGGGCAAATATTGGGCAATCGACGGAGGACAAGGGAAAATTTGCAGAGGGTCTCTTTGATAGGGAGGCAACTGGCCTGGAATGTGACACAACATCACGAGAATCGGAACAACCTACAAATCTTCAATTTGAATTTGCCAATGATTGTGGTAAAAACGACACATTGGAAATAAACAgcgatgaagaagatgaaacggatgaaaaggaaagagaactgCAGGTCAATGTTGGTGACAGTGTTGCGATCAAAGTGGGAGAAAGCAGGTTAGAAGAACTGCAAAAGACACACGGGGGATGTACTCAACAGATGAAACAA GCTATTGGCATGACTGGAAGCGTTGTCACGAAGACTACTAAAGGCTCAATACTTGTCCACTTTAAGTCCTTGGGACAATATCCCTTCAGTCCAGAGGCTTTAGTGAAG GTAAGCCAAGCGAAACAAGGCGAAGCTGTACGCATCAGACCGGACAAGGACCAGGTGAAAAATCTCAACCGGCGGGTGGGCTGGAAAGATGAAATGACATTG ACGCTGGGTAAAGTTGGCCGAGTGGCCAAGGTGGACAGCGATGGTGATTTGTTGGTTATCTTCGGACGATCGGCCTTCTTGTACTCCCCTGCCTGCTGCCTTCCTGCACCCACTGAGCACACAGACTCTGTAGTTATACCCGGCAAGAGCATCACAGACAGGGTCACATCAAGTACTTCCGATGTCAAGGATAACTCTGTTC AAGAGAAGAATAAAGCCATGTTTCTAAAAATGAGGGAAATGGTTCTGAGGCAAAGTTCGATGTCATTTATTGAACAGGATGATCAAGTGCATGATCTTTTTCGTGCTATTTACAAGGGAGACATCGAAACGGTGGCAAGACTTTGTGGTAGAAATTCCTCCCTG CTTGCCTCCTGCCATCAGCAGCTCACTCCACTCATGCTGGCGTCCACACGCTATTCACTGGAGGTCGTGGAGCTGCTCCTTGACCTCGGCGCTGACATCAACGCAGTCGTTGCCCCGAGCAAGACAGCCCTCGGGGCAGCCATGGAGGC GAGACGAGAGGACATCTGTAGTTTGCTGATTGACCGAGGTGCAGACCTAACTTACCTTGACCACAGAAAGTTGTCCTTCCTACACAGAGCAGCTTACCAGGACCTGCCAATGGTCATCAAAACTCTGGCAGCTTATGGACTGGATATAAATGCAAAG GAGAAAGACATGGACACTCCATTACTCGTGGCTGTACAGAGAGGGGCTCACCGGGCAATGGATGCTCTCCTGTCTCTGTCTGGCATTGATGTCTCAGCCAAAAACAACAGAGGCTTCAGCGCATTGCAGCTTGCCAGTCAAATGGGATATGACAG GGTGGTGCCAACATCAATCTTCAAGACGCCCGAGGAATGCGGCGGACCCCGCTACACATCGCCTGCTGTAAGGCCAGTTACAGTGCCGCCGAGGTTTTACTTCAACTCG GAGCTAATGTTAATGTACAAGACAGACAAGGAGACACACCTTTACATCTAG